One window of Cohnella hashimotonis genomic DNA carries:
- the map gene encoding type I methionyl aminopeptidase has translation MIVCKSESELNLMRRAGEIVAKTHQLMKEAVRPGVTTAELDRIADAYIRSQDAVPSFKGYNGFPSSICASVNEELVHGFPGPRVLQEGDIISIDIGAQYRGYHGDSAWTYGVGTISEDAKRLLEVTEASLYAGLALVKPDVRLFTVSHGIQKVIEEAGMSVVREYVGHGVGRELHEEPQIPNYGVPDRGPRLKPGMVLAIEPMVNLGSRYVRTLSDNWTVVTVDGSLCAHFEHTIAVTEDGFEILTRAED, from the coding sequence ATGATCGTGTGCAAGTCCGAATCGGAACTGAACTTGATGAGACGGGCCGGAGAGATCGTCGCGAAGACGCATCAGCTGATGAAAGAAGCTGTGCGTCCGGGCGTGACGACCGCCGAGCTTGACCGGATCGCCGACGCATACATCCGCAGCCAGGACGCGGTTCCGTCTTTCAAAGGCTATAACGGTTTTCCATCCAGCATTTGCGCATCGGTCAACGAAGAACTGGTGCACGGCTTTCCCGGTCCCCGGGTGCTTCAAGAGGGCGATATCATCAGCATTGACATCGGCGCGCAGTATAGAGGCTACCACGGCGATTCCGCCTGGACGTACGGCGTCGGCACCATCTCCGAGGACGCTAAGCGTCTGCTCGAGGTGACCGAAGCCTCGCTGTACGCGGGTCTTGCGCTTGTGAAGCCAGATGTCAGGCTGTTCACGGTGTCACACGGCATCCAGAAGGTGATCGAAGAGGCGGGCATGTCGGTCGTGCGGGAATACGTCGGACACGGCGTAGGACGCGAACTTCACGAAGAGCCGCAGATTCCCAACTACGGCGTGCCCGACCGGGGGCCGCGCCTGAAGCCGGGCATGGTGCTCGCCATCGAACCGATGGTGAACCTGGGCTCGCGCTACGTGCGGACCCTCTCGGACAACTGGACGGTCGTGACGGTGGACGGCTCGCTGTGCGCGCACTTTGAGCACACCATCGCCGTAACCGAGGACGGGTTCGAGATTCTGACCCGTGCGGAAGACTAG
- a CDS encoding KOW domain-containing RNA-binding protein: protein MTETPALSPGEVVRSRRGKDEGQLAVVIALADERFAIVADGDKRRFDRPKRKNVLHLESVGIVSDEVASSIRDTGRVTNGKLRHAVVTAMRRLEAHAEEKGE from the coding sequence ATGACGGAGACGCCAGCGCTGTCGCCCGGGGAAGTCGTGAGGAGCCGCCGCGGCAAAGACGAAGGTCAGCTGGCGGTGGTCATCGCCTTAGCCGACGAACGATTCGCAATCGTCGCGGACGGCGACAAGCGCCGGTTCGACCGGCCGAAGCGCAAAAACGTGCTGCATCTCGAATCGGTCGGCATCGTGAGCGACGAAGTCGCAAGCAGCATTCGGGACACCGGACGCGTGACCAACGGCAAGCTTAGGCACGCTGTCGTCACTGCCATGAGGCGGCTCGAAGCGCATGCTGAAGAGAAAGGAGAATGA
- the infA gene encoding translation initiation factor IF-1 has translation MAKEDVIEVEGVVVEPLPNAMFRVKLENGHEILAHVSGKLRMHFIRILTGDKVVIQLSPYDLTRGRITYRK, from the coding sequence GTGGCCAAAGAGGACGTAATCGAAGTGGAAGGCGTGGTCGTCGAACCGCTGCCGAACGCGATGTTCAGGGTGAAGCTTGAGAACGGCCATGAGATTTTGGCTCATGTCTCCGGCAAGCTGCGGATGCACTTCATCCGAATCCTGACGGGCGACAAGGTCGTGATCCAGCTCTCGCCGTATGATCTTACGCGAGGCCGCATCACTTACCGCAAATAG
- the rpmJ gene encoding 50S ribosomal protein L36 codes for MKVRPSVKPICEKCKVIRRKGNVMVICENPKHKQKQG; via the coding sequence ATGAAGGTGAGACCATCGGTCAAACCCATTTGCGAAAAATGCAAAGTTATTCGCCGCAAGGGTAACGTAATGGTTATCTGCGAAAATCCGAAGCACAAACAAAAACAAGGCTAA
- the rpsM gene encoding 30S ribosomal protein S13 codes for MARISGVDLPRDKRVEIALTYIFGIGKTTSQKLLATAEINPDTRVRDLTEDELARLRDAIDKTQKVEGDLRREIALNIKRLIEIGCYRGVRHRRGLPVRGQRTKTNARTRKGPRRTVANKKK; via the coding sequence ATGGCACGTATTAGTGGTGTTGACCTCCCGCGCGACAAGCGCGTGGAAATCGCCCTGACGTACATCTTCGGGATCGGCAAGACGACGTCCCAGAAGCTTCTTGCTACGGCAGAAATCAACCCCGACACTCGCGTCCGCGATCTGACCGAAGACGAGCTCGCTCGTCTGCGCGATGCGATCGACAAGACGCAAAAGGTCGAGGGCGACCTGCGCCGCGAGATCGCGCTGAACATCAAGCGCCTGATCGAAATCGGCTGCTACCGCGGTGTCCGTCACCGTCGCGGCCTGCCTGTCCGCGGCCAACGTACGAAAACGAACGCCCGCACGCGCAAAGGTCCGCGTCGTACGGTAGCGAACAAGAAGAAGTAA
- the rpsK gene encoding 30S ribosomal protein S11, which translates to MAQKGKKVVRTKRRDRKNIETGVAHVRSTFNNTIVTITDPHGNAISWASSGNMGFKGSRKSTPFAAQMAAETAARAAMEHGMRAVEVMVKGPGAGREAAIRSLQAAGLEVSMIKDVTPIPHNGCRPPKRRRV; encoded by the coding sequence ATGGCACAAAAAGGCAAGAAGGTTGTCCGCACGAAACGCCGCGATCGGAAAAACATCGAGACTGGCGTCGCGCACGTCCGCTCGACGTTCAACAACACGATCGTTACGATTACGGATCCGCACGGCAACGCGATCTCCTGGGCCAGCTCCGGCAACATGGGCTTCAAAGGCTCGCGTAAGAGCACGCCGTTCGCTGCGCAAATGGCTGCCGAGACCGCTGCCCGCGCCGCGATGGAACACGGCATGCGCGCTGTCGAAGTCATGGTCAAGGGTCCTGGCGCCGGCCGCGAAGCCGCGATCCGTTCCCTGCAAGCCGCAGGTCTTGAAGTCAGCATGATCAAAGACGTAACGCCGATCCCTCACAACGGCTGCCGTCCTCCGAAGCGTCGCCGCGTATAA
- a CDS encoding DNA-directed RNA polymerase subunit alpha, producing the protein MIVIEKPKIESVEIQEDKRYGRFVVEPLERGYGMTLGNSLRRILLSSLPGAAVISVQIDGVLHEFSTIPGVIEDVTEIILNLKRLSLKIHSDEEKVLEIDAEGEGIITAGDIRADSDVEILNPDLHIATLASGARLHMRIFARQGRGYVPADRNKKEDQPIGVIPIDSIYTPITRVNYKVENTRVGQVTNYDKLTLEVWTDGSIRPEEAVSLGAKILTDHLSLFVGLTDEAKDTETMKEKEEDKKEKVLEMTIEELDLSVRSYNCLKRAGINTVQELITKTEEDMMKVRNLGRKSLEEVQEKLEELGLGLRFEE; encoded by the coding sequence GTGATTGTGATCGAGAAGCCAAAGATCGAATCGGTGGAGATTCAAGAAGACAAGAGGTACGGACGCTTCGTGGTAGAACCGCTCGAACGCGGCTATGGCATGACGCTCGGCAACTCCCTTCGCCGGATTCTGCTGTCGTCTCTGCCAGGCGCCGCCGTCATTTCGGTTCAGATCGATGGCGTGCTTCACGAATTCTCCACCATTCCTGGCGTGATTGAGGACGTCACCGAGATCATCCTCAATCTCAAGCGCCTCTCCCTGAAGATTCATTCCGACGAGGAGAAGGTGCTGGAGATTGATGCTGAGGGCGAGGGCATCATCACGGCTGGAGACATTCGGGCAGACAGCGACGTGGAGATTCTTAATCCGGATCTGCATATCGCCACGCTGGCTTCCGGTGCGCGTCTTCACATGCGCATCTTCGCCAGACAGGGGCGCGGCTACGTCCCGGCGGATCGCAACAAGAAGGAAGATCAGCCGATCGGCGTCATTCCGATCGATTCGATCTACACGCCGATTACCCGCGTTAACTACAAGGTCGAGAATACCCGCGTCGGTCAAGTAACCAACTACGACAAGCTCACGCTTGAAGTATGGACCGACGGCAGCATCCGGCCCGAAGAAGCGGTAAGTCTGGGCGCCAAGATCCTGACGGATCACTTGTCGCTGTTCGTCGGCCTTACGGACGAAGCCAAGGATACCGAGACGATGAAGGAAAAGGAAGAGGACAAGAAGGAGAAAGTGCTCGAGATGACCATCGAAGAGCTCGATCTCTCCGTTCGTTCCTACAACTGCCTGAAGCGCGCCGGTATCAACACAGTTCAAGAGCTGATCACCAAGACCGAAGAAGACATGATGAAGGTCCGCAACCTGGGCCGCAAGTCTTTGGAGGAAGTACAGGAGAAGCTCGAAGAACTCGGTCTGGGTCTTCGCTTCGAAGAATAG
- the rplQ gene encoding 50S ribosomal protein L17 — MAYQKLSRDSSSRKALFRDLVTDLFLYERIQTTEAKAKEVRSIAEKLITLAKRGDLHARRQVAAFVRRETLNGEQDAIQKLFSDLAPRYAERAGGYTRILKLGPRRGDSAPMVYLELVDRA, encoded by the coding sequence ATGGCATACCAGAAACTGAGTCGTGATTCGAGCTCGCGGAAGGCGCTCTTCCGTGACCTGGTCACCGACCTGTTCCTCTACGAACGTATCCAAACGACGGAAGCGAAAGCGAAAGAAGTTCGCTCCATCGCCGAAAAGCTGATCACGCTGGCTAAGCGCGGCGATCTGCACGCGCGTCGTCAAGTGGCGGCATTCGTGCGCCGCGAGACGCTGAACGGCGAACAGGACGCGATCCAAAAGCTGTTCTCCGATCTCGCACCGCGTTACGCGGAGCGCGCAGGCGGCTACACGCGCATCCTGAAGCTCGGACCTCGCCGGGGCGATTCGGCTCCTATGGTGTATCTCGAGCTCGTCGACCGCGCTTAA
- the truA gene encoding tRNA pseudouridine(38-40) synthase TruA — protein MRNIALLVSYDGTGYYGFQSQPGGNTVQDKIEEAIRMLSGEQVKLTGSGRTDAGVHALGQVANFLTASSIPAERWAIALNSRLPDDIVVHAAVEVATDFHARRCAVGKTYRYSINSFRFPDVFARHRVFHHPAPLDFAAMREGLKYLLGEHDFTSFTSPLSTKPHHVRTLYEASLQVDTASGDSEASGRGVARITVTGNGFLYNMVRIITGTILQVGEGKRKPEDIADILAAKSRAISGPTAVPYGLTMCSVAYGPEWGLNWKPPYN, from the coding sequence ATGCGCAACATCGCGCTTCTCGTGAGCTACGACGGTACAGGCTACTACGGCTTTCAGAGTCAGCCTGGCGGCAATACGGTGCAGGACAAGATCGAAGAGGCGATCCGCATGCTCTCGGGCGAGCAAGTCAAGCTGACGGGCTCGGGCCGCACCGATGCCGGCGTGCATGCGCTCGGACAGGTAGCCAACTTTCTGACGGCGTCCAGCATCCCGGCTGAACGCTGGGCGATCGCGCTGAATTCGCGGCTGCCGGACGATATCGTCGTGCACGCGGCCGTCGAGGTCGCTACGGACTTTCACGCCCGGCGCTGCGCGGTGGGCAAGACCTACCGCTACTCGATCAATTCCTTTCGTTTCCCGGACGTATTCGCCAGACACCGCGTCTTCCACCATCCGGCGCCGCTCGATTTTGCCGCAATGAGGGAAGGGCTCAAGTATTTGCTGGGGGAGCACGACTTTACGTCTTTCACTTCGCCGCTCTCCACCAAGCCGCACCATGTCCGTACGCTTTACGAGGCTTCCTTGCAAGTGGACACGGCTTCGGGCGACAGTGAAGCGTCCGGAAGAGGTGTCGCACGCATTACCGTTACGGGAAACGGATTTCTTTATAATATGGTGCGCATCATCACGGGGACGATCCTTCAGGTCGGGGAAGGCAAGCGGAAGCCGGAAGACATCGCCGATATTCTTGCCGCCAAAAGCCGTGCAATCAGCGGTCCAACGGCCGTGCCGTACGGTCTAACGATGTGCAGCGTCGCGTACGGACCCGAGTGGGGGTTGAACTGGAAGCCGCCGTATAATTAA